A window of the Mucilaginibacter sp. cycad4 genome harbors these coding sequences:
- a CDS encoding cellulase family glycosylhydrolase: MRTVNYFFGVAAILLFTRCQKQQINSPGVKPPVSKTVKTLAITSYPNYNTSPLAPDQTGVGSTAAQLAAKFQLGWNIGNSLEATGSQTNWGNPLVTQALIDEVKQAGFTAVRIPCDWDQYSDQNTGQIQQSWLTRVQQVVQYCVNDGLYVILNIHWDGGWLENNCTTAAQAAVNAKQKAFWEQIATQMRGFDEHVIFASANEPNVSDATGMSVLLSYHQTFVNAVRSTGGHNSYRVLLVQGPGTNIDNTNSLMNTLPTDPASNRLMVEVHYYTPFNFAGLSADASWGNMFYYWGNGYHSTTDASRNPTYGEESDAVTEFPLMKSKFIDKGIPVILGEYGAIRRSTTLTGDALTLHLAGRAYYLNYVTHKALQYGLRPFYFDDGATGNNAFRIISRQNNNIADQQGYAAVAQGVQNNTSSTIQVGQVYQIYSRNSFKALEFAGWGTANQTQADQWDYLAGANQQFKVEDAGGGYYRLTPMHATGKCLEVYGWNTGNGGQVELWDYSGGANQKWSIQLTDNGYYKIINANSGKALDVTGASLNNGIAVEQWTYSGSRNQQWGFVKI; the protein is encoded by the coding sequence ATGAGAACAGTTAACTATTTTTTCGGCGTTGCCGCAATTTTATTGTTTACCCGGTGCCAAAAGCAACAAATTAACAGCCCGGGTGTTAAGCCGCCTGTTTCCAAAACAGTTAAAACATTGGCTATAACCAGTTATCCAAATTACAATACATCGCCCCTTGCGCCAGATCAAACCGGAGTAGGCAGTACAGCCGCCCAGCTTGCAGCAAAGTTTCAATTGGGCTGGAATATTGGTAATTCACTTGAGGCAACAGGCAGCCAAACAAATTGGGGAAACCCACTGGTTACCCAGGCGCTTATTGACGAAGTAAAACAAGCAGGTTTTACCGCAGTTCGTATCCCTTGCGATTGGGATCAGTATTCTGACCAAAATACCGGGCAAATCCAACAATCATGGCTTACCAGGGTGCAGCAAGTTGTTCAGTATTGCGTTAACGACGGTTTATATGTGATATTAAACATACATTGGGATGGGGGATGGCTGGAGAATAATTGTACAACCGCCGCGCAGGCCGCAGTTAATGCCAAACAAAAAGCTTTTTGGGAGCAAATAGCTACTCAAATGCGTGGTTTTGATGAACACGTGATTTTTGCCAGCGCAAATGAACCAAATGTATCAGATGCGACAGGAATGAGTGTGCTCCTTTCCTATCACCAAACGTTTGTAAATGCAGTGAGGTCAACCGGGGGGCATAATAGTTACAGGGTTCTTCTTGTTCAGGGTCCAGGTACCAATATTGACAACACCAACAGTTTAATGAATACTCTGCCTACAGATCCTGCATCCAATCGCCTGATGGTTGAAGTACACTATTATACTCCCTTTAATTTTGCAGGTTTGTCTGCGGATGCAAGCTGGGGCAATATGTTCTATTATTGGGGCAATGGTTATCATTCTACAACTGATGCTTCAAGAAATCCCACTTATGGTGAAGAGTCGGATGCTGTTACAGAGTTTCCTTTGATGAAATCTAAGTTTATCGATAAAGGTATTCCGGTTATATTGGGCGAGTATGGAGCTATCCGCCGGTCAACAACGCTGACGGGGGATGCATTGACGTTGCATCTGGCAGGCAGGGCATACTATCTTAATTATGTTACACATAAGGCACTGCAATATGGCTTACGTCCGTTTTACTTCGATGACGGCGCTACAGGTAATAACGCGTTCAGGATCATCAGCAGGCAAAACAATAATATAGCTGATCAGCAAGGCTATGCTGCTGTGGCGCAAGGAGTGCAAAATAATACCTCGTCAACCATCCAGGTTGGGCAGGTTTACCAGATTTACAGCAGAAACAGTTTTAAAGCCCTGGAATTTGCGGGTTGGGGAACGGCCAATCAAACGCAGGCCGACCAATGGGACTATTTAGCAGGTGCAAACCAACAATTTAAAGTAGAAGATGCAGGAGGCGGCTACTATAGATTAACACCTATGCATGCCACCGGGAAGTGCCTGGAAGTTTATGGCTGGAACACCGGAAACGGCGGTCAGGTAGAGTTATGGGATTACAGCGGCGGCGCAAATCAGAAATGGTCAATTCAGCTAACCGACAACGGATATTATAAAATTATCAACGCAAATAGCGGGAAGGCCCTGGACGTTACCGGAGCTTCGCTTAACAACGGCATTGCAGTTGAGCAATGGACTTATTCCGGAAGCCGTAATCAGCAATGGGGCTTTGTGAAAATATAA
- a CDS encoding cellulase family glycosylhydrolase, producing MKILPIILGSLFFSNVFAQGSGPEKANQAKRVINIDFKKEKGSFNTSFNLCVGAGRANEGLRADWQQQLAVVRKECGFKYIRMHGLLTDDMAVYREDRNGNPEYNYQYVDALYDYILSIGMKPFVELGFMPGALASGSKTIFWWRGNVTPPKDYKKWEDLIRNLTQHFTERYGTDEVKKWYFEVWNEPNLKDGFWTGSQEDYFKLYQYSAKAIKSVNPAYKVGGPATAGAAWVPEMIDFCSKNSVPIDFISTHAYGVKQGFLDEYGSTGTVLDKNHESVSGDVRNSRKQIENYTIPGLELHYTEWSSSYTPSDPIHDSYHEAAYILEKLKQTGSAANSMSYWTFTDIFEEAGPRFTPFHGGFGLLNTQGIKKPAFFAYSFLNKLGETEIVDQDNSSWACKNKKGDVQVLLWDYTYTLPDSVNNQAYYVRNLPAKSKGEVELVISGMPSGGKYRMEIYQTGYKVNDPYTSYLSFNKPNQLTKAQVDKLKKENNGAAVWQGNITVNTSGKVLKKLPIRENDVSFINIIKLK from the coding sequence ATGAAAATCTTACCCATTATTTTAGGAAGCCTGTTTTTTAGTAACGTCTTTGCCCAGGGTAGCGGCCCTGAGAAAGCAAATCAAGCTAAAAGGGTTATCAACATCGATTTTAAAAAAGAAAAAGGAAGTTTTAACACCTCATTTAATTTATGTGTAGGAGCGGGGCGTGCAAATGAAGGCTTGAGGGCCGACTGGCAACAACAACTGGCCGTTGTAAGAAAAGAATGTGGCTTTAAATACATCAGGATGCATGGCCTGCTTACAGATGATATGGCTGTTTACCGGGAGGACCGCAATGGAAACCCGGAATACAATTACCAATATGTTGACGCTTTGTATGACTACATTTTGAGTATTGGCATGAAGCCTTTTGTAGAATTAGGTTTTATGCCCGGGGCGCTGGCGAGTGGCAGTAAAACAATTTTTTGGTGGAGGGGAAATGTAACACCACCTAAAGACTATAAAAAATGGGAGGATTTAATTCGTAACCTTACCCAGCATTTTACTGAGCGGTACGGAACTGATGAAGTTAAAAAATGGTACTTTGAAGTTTGGAATGAGCCGAACCTCAAAGACGGTTTCTGGACTGGTTCGCAAGAAGACTATTTTAAATTGTATCAATATAGCGCGAAGGCGATAAAAAGCGTAAACCCGGCCTATAAAGTAGGAGGGCCGGCTACTGCCGGTGCGGCATGGGTACCTGAAATGATAGATTTTTGCAGCAAAAATTCAGTTCCTATTGATTTTATAAGTACCCACGCTTATGGTGTAAAACAAGGCTTTTTGGATGAGTACGGTTCAACCGGTACCGTTCTTGACAAAAACCATGAAAGCGTTAGCGGTGATGTTCGGAATTCACGCAAGCAAATAGAAAATTACACAATTCCAGGCCTCGAATTACATTATACTGAATGGAGCTCATCTTATACTCCGTCAGATCCCATACACGATAGCTATCATGAAGCTGCATATATCCTTGAAAAATTGAAGCAAACCGGATCGGCAGCCAATTCCATGTCTTACTGGACGTTTACTGATATCTTTGAAGAGGCTGGGCCACGGTTTACGCCATTCCACGGAGGTTTCGGTTTATTAAATACTCAGGGGATAAAAAAACCAGCGTTCTTTGCTTATTCTTTTTTAAATAAATTAGGTGAAACGGAAATAGTGGATCAGGACAATTCATCCTGGGCCTGTAAAAACAAAAAAGGTGATGTTCAGGTGTTGTTATGGGATTATACTTATACCTTACCTGATTCTGTCAATAACCAGGCTTACTATGTCCGCAACCTTCCCGCTAAATCAAAAGGGGAGGTTGAATTGGTTATATCCGGTATGCCCAGCGGCGGCAAATACCGAATGGAGATTTATCAAACAGGTTATAAAGTAAATGATCCGTACACAAGTTACCTGTCTTTCAATAAACCCAATCAACTGACAAAGGCACAGGTCGACAAACTTAAAAAAGAGAATAATGGTGCAGCTGTTTGGCAGGGGAACATCACAGTAAATACTTCGGGTAAAGTTTTAAAGAAACTTCCTATCAGGGAGAATGATGTTTCTTTTATCAATATCATAAAGCTTAAATAA
- a CDS encoding TonB-dependent receptor has translation MEKDLRKRLRHVVLLFTALLLLNLTGYAQSTKVTGKITSADNNQPLPGVTIKVKDSPTGTLSGVDGSYTINAKNGDVLIFSFISYNSQQIYVGSSTVINVALKPATSDLNEVVVIGYGTRKRHDLTGAISSVTAADLLKAQPTTFDQALQGRVAGVVVQQVSGQPGGDVNVQIRGLGGFTGAPPLYVIDGVQIPPNGQSAIAGNGTNPLSSINPSDIASIDVLKDASATAIYGSQASNGVIIITTKRGSAGPPLISYDGYQGWQKLPKYYDVMDLRQYATFMNEKSAIIGYDMRPQFANPQYLGVGTNWQKALFRTAPMQNHNLAISGGDARTKYYISGTYFSQTGIALGSDFKRTSVKANIDNKTTDWLKVGINLNMAHVAENVTTSNTGVILQALNQTPDVAVKNPDGTWGGNDPNIYGAVGTNPFAIATIVKDFKSRYQLFSNAYAEIQFTKDLTLRNEVAGNFDFATEDYFNPSYVMGAYTKANNSGTASSAQNFYNSISNYLTYQHTFAKKYWVNVVAGHEAQLLKSSGISATRTNFASNNVQTISSGDATTATNSGVKGQGALEAYFGRANFTYDDRYLLTATVRHDGSSKFAEANRWNTTYSGALAWKINHESFLKSVKAINDLKLRLGYGLVNNQNIAEYAYGSTLSTVSTGLSGNSQITTTTGNPNIKWETTKSYNVGLDASVLNGRISFSGDVYYRKTNNLLLSLTLPYYSGTFAAGGYSPGAVQAPYVNIGAVSNKGFEFSLSTQNIRSKNFNWTTNINFSRNINKVLALVDGTPAIYGSVSKTVVGRSIGEFYGYQVLGIYKNAADFTKYPALPQNGSGAIPITPGSGGVWVGDVIFKDINGDGKIDANDQTFLGSPMPKFQFGINNSLNYKNFDLNIFMAGNYGNKVYNQLKVNGDNPNQNFGYFPSVFNYAKIGLIDPAGSTSDINNVFITNPSTNIVRISQSSGNDNQRFSDKYVENGSYLKCKSIALGYSFSNNLLNKIKLRSLRVYVNVTNVFTITKYTGYDPEIGSWNPLAAGIDNGYYAQPRVYTFGLNVSLNN, from the coding sequence ATGGAAAAAGATTTACGAAAAAGATTAAGACATGTAGTACTCCTGTTTACAGCTTTGTTGTTGTTAAACCTTACAGGTTACGCGCAAAGCACAAAAGTTACAGGTAAAATTACCAGTGCAGACAATAACCAGCCGCTGCCCGGTGTAACCATTAAAGTAAAGGATTCACCAACAGGCACGCTATCCGGTGTAGATGGTAGCTACACTATCAATGCAAAAAATGGGGACGTGCTGATTTTTAGTTTTATAAGCTACAATTCCCAGCAAATATACGTAGGCTCATCTACAGTTATAAATGTAGCCCTTAAACCTGCAACCAGCGATTTGAACGAAGTTGTTGTAATTGGCTACGGCACCAGGAAAAGACATGACCTTACCGGTGCTATATCGTCAGTAACAGCGGCAGACCTGTTAAAAGCACAGCCTACCACATTTGACCAGGCTTTGCAGGGAAGAGTAGCAGGTGTGGTTGTACAGCAGGTATCCGGTCAACCAGGTGGCGATGTGAATGTCCAGATCCGCGGTTTGGGCGGCTTTACAGGTGCTCCCCCTTTATATGTAATTGACGGGGTACAGATACCGCCGAATGGGCAGTCGGCCATTGCCGGCAACGGCACTAACCCTTTATCCAGCATCAACCCTTCAGACATAGCTTCGATAGATGTGTTAAAAGACGCTTCGGCTACCGCTATTTATGGTTCGCAGGCATCTAACGGTGTAATTATTATCACCACCAAAAGAGGTTCTGCCGGCCCTCCGCTCATTAGCTATGATGGCTACCAGGGCTGGCAAAAATTACCCAAGTATTATGATGTAATGGATTTAAGGCAATACGCCACTTTCATGAATGAAAAATCGGCAATTATCGGTTACGATATGCGGCCGCAATTTGCAAATCCTCAATACCTGGGTGTCGGTACCAACTGGCAAAAAGCGTTGTTTCGTACAGCACCTATGCAAAACCATAATTTAGCCATCAGCGGCGGTGATGCCAGGACAAAATATTATATATCGGGTACTTATTTTTCACAAACCGGGATAGCTTTAGGTTCAGATTTTAAAAGGACTTCTGTAAAAGCAAATATTGATAATAAAACTACCGACTGGCTAAAGGTTGGTATCAACCTGAATATGGCACATGTGGCCGAAAATGTTACTACTTCCAATACAGGCGTGATCTTGCAGGCGCTTAATCAAACGCCCGATGTAGCTGTAAAAAATCCTGATGGTACATGGGGAGGTAATGACCCCAATATTTATGGTGCTGTGGGCACTAACCCATTCGCGATTGCAACTATCGTGAAAGATTTTAAAAGCCGCTACCAGTTATTTAGCAATGCTTATGCAGAAATTCAATTCACTAAAGATTTAACATTGCGAAACGAAGTTGCCGGAAATTTTGACTTTGCAACTGAAGATTACTTTAACCCAAGCTACGTTATGGGGGCTTACACCAAGGCCAATAACAGCGGAACAGCTTCAAGCGCGCAAAATTTCTATAACTCAATCTCAAATTATTTAACCTACCAGCATACGTTTGCTAAAAAATATTGGGTAAACGTAGTGGCAGGCCATGAAGCCCAATTGCTCAAAAGTAGCGGAATATCAGCAACCCGCACCAATTTCGCGAGTAACAACGTGCAAACAATCAGCAGCGGCGATGCCACAACTGCAACCAATTCGGGCGTTAAAGGCCAGGGAGCTTTAGAAGCCTACTTTGGAAGGGCTAATTTTACCTACGATGACCGTTACTTATTAACTGCAACAGTACGGCATGACGGTTCGTCGAAATTTGCCGAAGCCAACCGATGGAATACCACATACTCTGGTGCCCTTGCCTGGAAGATTAACCACGAAAGCTTTCTTAAAAGTGTAAAAGCAATCAATGATCTCAAACTGAGGCTTGGTTACGGATTGGTAAACAATCAAAACATTGCTGAATATGCTTACGGTTCAACTTTAAGTACAGTATCCACCGGTTTGTCTGGTAATTCGCAAATAACTACAACAACAGGAAACCCGAACATCAAATGGGAAACTACAAAATCATATAACGTTGGCCTGGATGCAAGTGTGTTAAATGGAAGGATCAGTTTTTCTGGCGATGTTTATTACCGCAAAACCAATAACCTGTTGCTTAGCCTTACCTTACCTTACTACTCGGGCACGTTTGCTGCCGGCGGTTATTCACCGGGCGCTGTGCAGGCTCCATACGTAAATATCGGTGCGGTGAGCAATAAGGGGTTTGAGTTTTCACTTTCTACTCAAAACATCCGGTCAAAAAATTTTAATTGGACCACGAACATTAACTTTTCGCGAAATATCAACAAAGTGCTTGCCTTGGTTGATGGCACTCCGGCAATTTACGGTTCTGTTTCCAAAACCGTTGTTGGCCGCTCAATCGGCGAATTTTACGGGTACCAGGTACTGGGCATTTATAAAAATGCAGCCGACTTCACAAAATACCCCGCCTTGCCCCAAAATGGCAGCGGCGCTATACCTATAACGCCTGGCTCAGGCGGTGTTTGGGTAGGTGATGTTATTTTTAAAGACATTAACGGCGATGGTAAAATTGATGCCAACGATCAAACCTTTTTGGGCTCGCCCATGCCTAAATTTCAATTTGGCATCAATAACAGCCTCAACTATAAAAATTTCGATCTGAATATTTTTATGGCTGGCAACTATGGCAATAAAGTTTATAACCAGTTAAAGGTAAATGGCGATAACCCTAATCAAAACTTCGGCTATTTCCCATCTGTGTTTAACTATGCCAAAATTGGTTTGATTGATCCGGCCGGTTCTACTTCGGATATCAACAATGTATTTATTACAAATCCTTCAACCAATATTGTCAGGATTAGCCAGAGCAGCGGTAATGATAACCAGCGCTTTTCTGATAAATACGTCGAAAACGGTTCGTATTTAAAGTGCAAAAGCATCGCTTTAGGGTATAGCTTTTCAAATAACCTTTTAAATAAAATCAAACTACGGTCACTAAGGGTATATGTCAACGTAACCAATGTGTTCACCATTACCAAATATACCGGCTACGATCCTGAGATTGGCTCATGGAACCCATTAGCAGCTGGTATTGATAATGGATATTACGCCCAGCCGCGTGTTTACACATTTGGCCTTAACGTATCCTTAAACAATTAA
- a CDS encoding glycan-binding surface protein — MKKLNHIKSCLLLVLLATAAFMQSGCKKDATSSSKGTPVITSIRNYVAHPGDSLLSSVGTGQWVVISGKNLKGALAINFDGVKGSFNDAWFSDTSAIALIPAVIAFPTVPSDKLNTIQYITNHGQTTFSFPIVAPAPTISGVSNEDANPGDSVKINGLSFFFVKSVIYGGINITNFKSSNDGTSISLAVPAGITQTGGIVSVETKSGKAATVYSIHNLVNGVLNNYDNINNFSWGSGTSNSAASYPGNTGYYGIMKASNVPAGDGSWWNDGRSINTNSAQWIPQANMKDTLSHYVLKFEISVTKPWTNGSIQIVKDYSWTYSALYHPWKTSTGATVPFTTKGWQTVTIPLSNFVDSKGFPAPTLSDLLGSAGAGAINVTFTNDGSSTVQNFEAAIDNIRVVRIK, encoded by the coding sequence ATGAAAAAATTAAATCATATTAAAAGCTGTTTGCTGCTTGTCTTGCTTGCTACAGCCGCATTTATGCAATCCGGCTGTAAAAAGGATGCGACATCATCATCAAAAGGGACTCCTGTAATTACCTCTATTCGTAATTATGTGGCTCATCCCGGGGATTCGCTGCTGAGCAGTGTAGGCACCGGCCAATGGGTAGTTATTTCAGGTAAAAATTTAAAAGGTGCACTTGCTATCAATTTTGACGGCGTAAAAGGCTCTTTTAATGATGCCTGGTTTTCAGATACCAGCGCTATCGCCCTGATCCCGGCTGTTATTGCGTTCCCGACGGTACCTTCAGATAAGCTGAATACCATACAATACATCACCAATCACGGTCAAACTACGTTTTCGTTCCCTATAGTTGCGCCCGCTCCTACTATTTCAGGCGTTTCTAACGAAGACGCTAACCCGGGCGATTCGGTTAAAATAAACGGGCTTAGCTTTTTCTTTGTTAAAAGCGTCATTTACGGCGGAATTAATATTACCAATTTTAAATCGTCAAATGATGGTACAAGCATCAGCCTTGCTGTGCCTGCAGGCATTACGCAAACAGGTGGTATTGTAAGCGTTGAAACAAAATCAGGTAAAGCTGCCACTGTTTATTCGATACACAATTTAGTAAACGGGGTATTGAATAATTACGATAACATTAATAATTTCTCGTGGGGTTCGGGAACTTCTAATAGTGCTGCCTCCTACCCTGGTAACACCGGTTATTATGGGATCATGAAAGCATCAAATGTTCCTGCCGGCGATGGTTCGTGGTGGAATGACGGCAGGTCGATCAATACAAACTCGGCGCAGTGGATACCTCAGGCCAACATGAAAGATACATTAAGCCATTATGTTTTAAAGTTCGAAATATCAGTTACCAAACCATGGACAAACGGCTCGATCCAGATAGTAAAAGATTACTCATGGACTTATTCAGCTCTTTATCATCCATGGAAAACCTCTACAGGGGCAACAGTTCCGTTTACTACCAAGGGCTGGCAAACAGTTACTATCCCATTATCAAATTTTGTTGACAGTAAAGGCTTTCCGGCACCAACGCTTTCAGATCTGCTTGGTTCAGCAGGAGCCGGGGCTATCAACGTTACATTTACTAATGATGGCTCAAGTACTGTTCAAAATTTTGAGGCAGCTATTGATAATATCAGAGTCGTAAGAATTAAATAA
- a CDS encoding RagB/SusD family nutrient uptake outer membrane protein translates to MKRIKINIVLLVISIIMISSCKKDYLNRPPLTGITTDNFYKSGADLRLATATLYAQPWANWNNFPLLGVGDIMSGNMLQPYNSDLVQLTTFSITPQNGTLTSAWQSFYNIVAHCNINLKAINTKMPDSVAVKSKTGALGEIRFIRATSYFYLAQLWGPVPIVEDNDKLIANPLVPRHKLEDVYKFIINDLRYAVVNLPRTDQPGRVTTWSAQGMLAKVYLTRAGLNQKGSRNQSDLDSAAYYAGNVCKTSGLSLLPSYYNLFRTQYNDNSESLFAYQWAPGVPYGQGNSIQAQFAPSSSLVTGGGGWGGAIGPTIDLANQYTAQDSVRRKATFMLTGDKYPELNAAGGGYTATGVNVKKHIVGTAADNNSPTMDLWSSIEHNTVLRLADVYLIYAEALLGNNASTTNADALLYFNQVRSRAGVDVVTQLTPDIIMKERRIELAFEGQYWFDLVRLSYYDPNKAISIISKQITLTNDPDPNNRYVPRSQFSYDPATGVKKASNNSLIITPPTINTFTLPIPANEQTADPKLLEAPVPYY, encoded by the coding sequence ATGAAACGCATCAAAATAAATATAGTCTTGCTGGTTATCAGTATAATTATGATAAGCAGCTGCAAAAAAGATTACCTTAACCGCCCTCCTTTAACCGGTATCACCACTGATAATTTTTACAAAAGCGGTGCTGATTTAAGATTGGCTACGGCTACCCTTTATGCCCAGCCCTGGGCCAATTGGAACAATTTCCCTCTGCTTGGTGTAGGAGATATCATGAGCGGCAATATGTTACAGCCTTATAACAGCGATCTTGTTCAGCTTACTACCTTTTCCATCACGCCGCAAAACGGAACGCTAACGTCGGCGTGGCAGAGTTTCTACAATATTGTAGCGCATTGCAATATCAATCTAAAAGCCATTAATACCAAGATGCCCGATAGTGTAGCCGTAAAAAGTAAAACAGGCGCGCTTGGCGAAATAAGGTTTATCCGTGCTACTTCCTACTTTTACCTTGCCCAGTTATGGGGCCCTGTACCTATTGTAGAAGATAACGACAAGCTGATTGCTAACCCGTTGGTACCTCGCCATAAGCTTGAGGATGTATATAAGTTTATTATCAATGATTTAAGATATGCAGTTGTTAATTTGCCCAGAACTGATCAGCCCGGCCGTGTTACCACATGGTCGGCCCAGGGTATGCTGGCAAAGGTTTATTTAACCCGGGCCGGTTTAAATCAAAAAGGCTCACGCAACCAGTCTGATCTGGACAGCGCTGCGTACTATGCCGGTAATGTTTGCAAAACCAGCGGTTTATCTCTTTTACCAAGCTACTACAATCTTTTCAGGACGCAGTATAATGACAATTCTGAATCATTATTTGCCTATCAGTGGGCGCCTGGCGTACCTTACGGACAAGGCAATTCCATACAAGCCCAGTTTGCACCAAGCAGCAGCCTTGTTACCGGCGGCGGCGGCTGGGGCGGAGCAATTGGCCCAACGATTGATCTTGCAAACCAGTATACTGCCCAGGACTCGGTACGCCGCAAAGCGACATTTATGCTTACCGGTGATAAGTACCCTGAGCTTAACGCGGCAGGCGGAGGCTATACAGCAACAGGGGTAAATGTTAAAAAACACATAGTTGGTACCGCAGCGGATAATAATTCGCCGACTATGGATCTTTGGTCATCGATCGAGCATAATACAGTATTACGCCTTGCCGATGTATACTTAATTTATGCCGAAGCTTTATTAGGCAACAACGCATCTACCACCAACGCGGATGCATTGCTATACTTTAATCAGGTACGCAGCAGGGCCGGTGTTGATGTTGTTACCCAACTTACTCCTGATATCATCATGAAAGAAAGACGGATTGAGCTGGCGTTTGAAGGTCAGTACTGGTTTGACCTGGTGCGCCTTTCTTATTACGATCCTAACAAGGCAATATCAATAATTAGTAAACAAATAACCCTTACAAATGACCCTGATCCTAATAACAGGTATGTGCCGCGTTCGCAATTTAGTTATGATCCGGCCACCGGAGTAAAAAAAGCATCTAATAATAGCCTGATCATAACGCCGCCGACCATTAACACATTTACGCTGCCTATACCGGCAAATGAGCAAACGGCAGACCCTAAGTTGTTAGAGGCCCCTGTACCCTATTATTAA